In Dromiciops gliroides isolate mDroGli1 chromosome 4, mDroGli1.pri, whole genome shotgun sequence, one DNA window encodes the following:
- the LOC122756104 gene encoding keratin-associated protein 4-3-like isoform X2, with the protein MVSSCCGSTCSGQSCGSGCCSPCCCRPACCLRPACYQSTCCSTNCYRPTCIVSTCCRPTCCGSSCCQPSCCRPRCCQSVCCQPTCCRPSCCVSTCCQPCCRPSCCVSSCCQPCCRPSCCVSSCCQPCCRPSCCVSSCCQPCCRPTCCQPCCRPTCCQTTCCRTTCCRPTCCGSSCC; encoded by the coding sequence ATGGTCAGCTCCTGTTGTGGCTCCACCTGCTCTGGCCAGAGCTGTGGCTCTGGCTGCTGTTCCCCCTGCTGCTGCAGGCCTGCCTGCTGCTTACGACCTGCCTGCTACCAGAGCACCTGCTGCAGCACCAACTGCTACAGGCCCACCTGCATTGTGTCCACCTGCTGCCGCCCCACCTGCTGTGGGTCCAGCTGTTGCCAGCCAAGTTGCTGCAGACCAAGGTGCTGCCAGTCTGTGTGCTGCCAACCAACCTGCTGCCGCCCCAGCTGCTGCGTGTCTACCTGCTGCCAGCCCTGCTGCCGCCCCAGCTGCTGTGTGTCCAGCTGCTGCCAGCCCTGCTGCCGCCCCAGCTGCTGTGTGTCCAGCTGCTGCCAGCCCTGCTGCCGCCCCAGCTGCTGTGTGTCCAGCTGCTGCCAGCCCTGCTGCCGCCCCACCTGCTGCCAGCCCTGCTGCCGCCCTACTTGCTGTCAGACTACCTGCTGCAGAACCACCTGCTGCCGCCCAACCTGCTGTGGCTCCTCTTGCTGCTAA
- the LOC122756104 gene encoding keratin-associated protein 4-6-like isoform X1, which yields MVSSCCGSTCSGQSCGSGCCSPCCCRPACCLRPACYQSTCCSTNCYRPTCIVSTCCRPTCCGSSCCQPSCCRPRCCQSVCCQPTCCRPSCCVSTCCQPCCRPSCCVSSCCQPCCRPSCCVSSCCQPCCRPSCCVTTCCRPTCCGSSCC from the exons ATGGTCAGCTCCTGTTGTGGCTCCACCTGCTCTGGCCAGAGCTGTGGCTCTGGCTGCTGTTCCCCCTGCTGCTGCAGGCCTGCCTGCTGCTTACGACCTGCCTGCTACCAGAGCACCTGCTGCAGCACCAACTGCTACAGGCCCACCTGCATTGTGTCCACCTGCTGCCGCCCCACCTGCTGTGGGTCCAGCTGTTGCCAGCCAAGTTGCTGCAGACCAAGGTGCTGCCAGTCTGTGTGCTGCCAACCAACCTGCTGCCGCCCCAGCTGCTGCGTGTCTACCTGCTGCCAGCCCTGCTGCCGCCCCAGCTGCTGTGTGTCCAGCTGCTGCCAGCCCTGCTGCCGCCCCAGCTGCTGTGTGTCCAGCTGCTGCCAGCCCTGCTGCCGCCCCAGCTGCTGTGT AACCACCTGCTGCCGCCCAACCTGCTGTGGCTCCTCTTGCTGCTAA